The Planctomycetota bacterium genome window below encodes:
- a CDS encoding flippase-like domain-containing protein, protein MNRPRLRRLVFLTLKCAIVAALVWGVWKTLVVAWAELERHAWSPAELRPGWLAASAALYIAALACWGTFWWRALGQLNQPVGWLRTLRAYCIGHLGKYVPGKALVVVLRAGLVSGPGVNTPVAAASVFLETLTMMAVGAFCAGALLAVSFRDQPWLMLLALGCAVGAGVGTLPAVFRAVVSRVARGKVDAASLDRLVAAPWSWLLTGWGVEAAGWALHGASLWAAAIATGLLAPSFDLQGLIFCTAAGALSIVVGFVALVPGGAVVRETVLLALLPPLFAADGESAALVTALVSRVVALVAELLVSIILYPAARRG, encoded by the coding sequence TTGAATCGACCGCGGCTGCGACGACTGGTGTTCCTGACGCTCAAATGCGCGATTGTCGCCGCGCTGGTGTGGGGCGTCTGGAAAACGCTGGTGGTCGCCTGGGCCGAGTTGGAGCGCCATGCCTGGTCGCCGGCCGAGTTGCGCCCCGGCTGGTTGGCCGCGTCGGCGGCACTCTACATCGCGGCGCTGGCCTGTTGGGGGACGTTCTGGTGGCGGGCGCTCGGGCAATTGAACCAGCCGGTCGGTTGGCTGCGCACGTTGCGCGCCTACTGCATCGGCCACTTGGGGAAATACGTCCCGGGCAAGGCGTTGGTCGTCGTGCTGCGCGCGGGGCTGGTCAGCGGCCCGGGCGTCAACACTCCCGTGGCCGCGGCCAGCGTGTTTCTGGAAACATTGACCATGATGGCCGTCGGCGCGTTCTGCGCCGGCGCGCTGTTGGCCGTTAGCTTTCGCGATCAGCCCTGGCTGATGTTGCTGGCCCTAGGCTGCGCCGTGGGGGCGGGCGTCGGCACGTTGCCCGCGGTGTTTCGCGCGGTCGTATCGCGCGTCGCGCGGGGCAAGGTTGACGCCGCTTCGCTCGACCGGCTGGTGGCCGCGCCGTGGAGTTGGTTGCTCACAGGCTGGGGCGTCGAGGCGGCAGGCTGGGCGCTGCACGGAGCGAGCTTGTGGGCCGCCGCCATCGCCACGGGGCTCTTAGCGCCCTCGTTCGACCTGCAAGGTTTGATCTTTTGCACGGCGGCTGGCGCGCTGTCGATCGTGGTCGGCTTTGTGGCGCTCGTGCCCGGCGGGGCCGTGGTTCGCGAGACGGTGCTGTTGGCGCTGTTGCCCCCGCTGTTCGCGGCCGACGGCGAATCGGCGGCGCTGGTCACGGCCCTGGTTTCGCGCGTGGTGGCGCTAGTGGCTGAACTGCTGGTTTCAATTATCCTATATCCAGCGGCGCGACGCGGCTGA
- a CDS encoding glycosyltransferase family 2 protein, translating to MKISAVIPVCNEDESVGTLHGELSAVARDQGYDLQIVFIDDGSTDDTWKAIRGLAQQDPRVHGIRFRRNFGKAAALTAGFRAATGDVVITLDGDLQDDPAEIPRFLKQLDDEHLDVISGWKQVRHDPWHKVGPSRVFNGMVSWLTGVKLHDHNCGMKCYRREVLGEVQLYGELHRFVPVLAAARGFKVGEMVVTHRPRQFGQSKYGVRRFVKGFLDLLTVTFLTGFGQRPQHLLGTLGLLFFVAGGAELLYLAGYWLVNTLQGIDPKLHQRPAVIYSVGMLLLGGQLLSIGLLAEMITSFQSRTTDAYSIAEQTVAPADPHPTPKP from the coding sequence ATGAAAATCTCGGCAGTCATCCCGGTCTGCAACGAAGACGAAAGCGTCGGCACGCTGCACGGCGAGCTGAGCGCCGTCGCGCGCGACCAGGGTTACGACTTGCAGATCGTGTTCATCGATGACGGCTCGACCGACGACACCTGGAAGGCCATACGCGGCCTGGCCCAGCAAGACCCCCGCGTACATGGCATTCGCTTCCGCCGCAACTTTGGCAAGGCGGCGGCGCTGACCGCGGGCTTTCGCGCGGCGACCGGCGATGTTGTGATCACGCTCGACGGCGATTTGCAGGACGACCCGGCCGAGATTCCGCGATTCTTGAAGCAACTCGATGACGAACATCTCGACGTGATTAGCGGCTGGAAGCAGGTCCGCCACGACCCCTGGCACAAGGTCGGGCCGTCGCGGGTGTTCAACGGCATGGTCAGTTGGCTGACCGGCGTCAAGCTACACGACCACAACTGCGGTATGAAGTGCTACCGTCGCGAGGTGCTGGGCGAGGTCCAGCTCTACGGTGAACTGCACCGCTTCGTGCCGGTGCTGGCAGCGGCGCGTGGCTTTAAGGTCGGCGAGATGGTCGTCACGCATCGCCCGCGACAGTTCGGCCAGTCGAAATACGGTGTCCGCCGGTTCGTAAAAGGCTTTCTCGACCTGCTGACCGTGACGTTCCTGACAGGTTTCGGCCAGCGGCCGCAACATTTGCTGGGAACCTTGGGGCTGTTGTTCTTTGTGGCCGGCGGCGCCGAGTTGCTTTATCTGGCCGGATATTGGCTGGTGAACACGCTGCAAGGGATCGATCCCAAGCTGCACCAGCGGCCTGCTGTCATTTACTCGGTGGGGATGTTGCTGCTGGGGGGGCAATTGCTTTCGATCGGGTTGTTGGCTGAAATGATTACTTCGTTTCAAAGCCGCACGACCGACGCCTATTCGATCGCCGAGCAGACCGTCGCGCCGGCCGATCCACACCCCACGCCCAAGCCATGA
- a CDS encoding cysteine desulfurase-like protein, whose protein sequence is MFNDQTIQTIRSQFPALARTVNGAPAVFFDGPAGSQVPQRVIDAIAEYLANCNANHAGCFATGIESDALLDEAHRAAAALFGSEDAGTVAFGQNMTSLTFALSRALARTWRAGDEIIVSRLDHDANFTPWILAAQDAGVVVRFIEVRADDCTLDLDSFRRALSPRTRLVAVGAASNAVGTVHPVAEIATAAHAVGALVFVDAVHYAAHRMIDVAAWDCDFCVCSAYKFFGPHVGLLWGRRELLESLVAYKLRPAPNELPGKWMTGTQSHEGIAGVLAAIDYLADLGRACEPAAPEPNAIERRAALTAAYQAISAYERELSRHMLTGLARLSDVRVWGITAPELLGERVSTFGLTHRRLPARELAERLAAAGVFSWAGNFYALPLTESLGLEPEGMLRLGMLHYNTKAEINRALDVLKQL, encoded by the coding sequence ATGTTCAACGACCAAACGATTCAAACCATCCGCAGCCAGTTCCCGGCTCTCGCGCGCACTGTCAACGGCGCGCCGGCTGTGTTCTTCGATGGCCCGGCCGGCAGCCAGGTGCCGCAGCGGGTGATTGACGCCATCGCCGAATACCTGGCGAACTGCAACGCCAACCACGCTGGATGTTTCGCCACGGGCATCGAAAGCGACGCATTGTTGGACGAAGCCCATCGGGCCGCGGCCGCGCTGTTCGGCAGCGAGGACGCCGGCACGGTCGCCTTTGGCCAGAACATGACCTCGCTGACCTTCGCCCTCAGCCGGGCGCTGGCCCGCACTTGGCGCGCCGGCGACGAGATCATCGTCAGCCGGCTCGACCACGACGCGAACTTCACGCCCTGGATCCTGGCGGCCCAGGACGCCGGCGTGGTCGTGCGGTTCATCGAAGTGCGGGCCGACGATTGCACGCTTGACCTCGATAGTTTTCGCCGGGCCTTGTCGCCACGCACGCGGCTGGTGGCGGTCGGCGCGGCCAGCAACGCCGTCGGCACGGTACACCCGGTGGCCGAGATCGCCACCGCGGCCCACGCGGTCGGGGCGCTGGTGTTCGTCGACGCCGTCCATTACGCGGCCCATCGCATGATCGACGTGGCGGCGTGGGACTGCGATTTCTGTGTCTGCTCGGCTTACAAGTTTTTTGGGCCCCACGTTGGCTTGCTGTGGGGGCGGCGCGAGCTGCTCGAATCGCTGGTGGCGTACAAGTTGCGACCGGCGCCGAACGAGCTGCCCGGCAAGTGGATGACCGGCACGCAAAGCCACGAAGGAATCGCCGGCGTGCTGGCCGCGATCGATTACCTGGCCGATCTTGGTCGCGCGTGCGAGCCGGCCGCGCCCGAGCCCAATGCAATCGAACGGCGCGCCGCGCTGACGGCAGCGTATCAGGCGATCAGTGCTTATGAGCGCGAGTTGTCGCGACACATGCTGACCGGCCTGGCCCGATTGAGTGACGTGCGCGTGTGGGGCATTACCGCGCCCGAGCTGCTGGGGGAGCGCGTCTCGACGTTTGGCCTGACCCATCGCCGTTTGCCGGCGCGCGAGCTGGCCGAGCGCTTGGCCGCGGCGGGCGTGTTCTCCTGGGCGGGCAATTTCTACGCGCTGCCGCTGACCGAGTCGCTGGGGCTGGAGCCCGAGGGGATGCTCCGACTGGGCATGCTGCACTACAACACGAAAGCCGAAATCAATCGGGCATTGGACGTGCTAAAACAATTGTAG
- a CDS encoding DUF1501 domain-containing protein has product MSSSFACSDFRSASHARRDLLRAGGLGLFGLSMPRWLQAAEKSAAAGTAIRARAKRIIFLYQFGGPSHLETFDMKPDAPDGIRGLFNPIASNVPGVQVCEHLPAMAKVMDRVTVVRSMTHTMKNHNSASYYALTGRAPPVDDIRLKDSLDLAPAYGSVVDRLAPNRSGMPTFVAHPYVLSDGSRTPGQFGSYLGKQHDPFLIQSDPNRSDFKLPELSLPSGLSLDRLEDRRHLQQLVDKQGKLMDYSARARGLDAYYETALEMLRSPAVAKAFDLSAEKPELRDRYGRTTYGQSCLLARRLVEAGVKFVSVYFAEGIGGQSTTSGGWDTHGFNDTRMFPIMEKYHLPSTNQTLPVLLTDLDERGLLDETLVVWVGEFGRTPKINKSISRDHWPDCYTALLAGGGVKRGYVHGASDKNGAYPLRDPVKPDDLAATMFYLLGIDPESEVYDASNRPLAISAGKPVFEVMA; this is encoded by the coding sequence ATGTCGTCGAGCTTTGCTTGCTCCGATTTCCGGTCCGCGTCGCACGCGCGGCGCGATTTGCTGCGCGCGGGCGGGTTGGGGCTGTTCGGGCTGTCGATGCCGCGCTGGTTGCAAGCCGCCGAAAAGTCGGCGGCCGCCGGCACGGCCATTCGCGCCCGGGCCAAGCGCATTATCTTCCTCTACCAGTTCGGCGGGCCGAGCCACCTCGAAACCTTCGACATGAAGCCCGACGCGCCGGACGGCATTCGCGGCTTGTTCAATCCGATTGCCTCGAACGTGCCGGGCGTGCAGGTCTGTGAGCACTTGCCGGCGATGGCCAAGGTAATGGATCGGGTGACCGTCGTGCGGAGCATGACGCACACGATGAAGAATCACAACTCGGCGTCGTACTATGCTCTGACCGGGCGCGCGCCGCCGGTCGATGATATTCGCCTGAAAGATTCGCTCGACCTGGCGCCGGCCTACGGCAGCGTCGTCGATCGGCTGGCGCCGAATCGCTCGGGCATGCCGACGTTCGTTGCCCACCCCTACGTGCTGAGCGACGGTTCGCGCACGCCGGGGCAGTTTGGCAGCTATCTGGGCAAGCAGCACGACCCGTTTCTGATCCAGTCCGATCCAAACCGCAGCGATTTCAAGCTGCCCGAGCTGAGCCTGCCGTCGGGCCTGTCGCTCGATCGGTTGGAAGATCGCCGACACTTGCAGCAACTGGTCGACAAGCAAGGGAAGCTGATGGACTACTCGGCCCGAGCCCGCGGGCTGGACGCTTATTACGAAACGGCGCTCGAGATGTTGCGTTCGCCGGCGGTGGCCAAGGCGTTCGATTTGTCGGCCGAGAAGCCCGAGCTGCGCGATCGCTACGGCCGCACCACGTACGGTCAAAGCTGTCTGCTGGCGCGACGGCTGGTCGAGGCGGGCGTGAAGTTCGTCAGCGTCTACTTCGCCGAAGGGATCGGCGGCCAAAGCACGACCTCCGGTGGCTGGGACACTCACGGGTTCAACGACACGCGGATGTTCCCGATCATGGAGAAGTACCACCTGCCGTCCACCAATCAGACGCTGCCGGTGCTGCTCACTGACTTGGACGAGCGCGGCTTGCTGGACGAAACCTTGGTGGTGTGGGTGGGCGAATTCGGCCGCACGCCCAAGATCAACAAGAGCATCAGCCGCGATCACTGGCCCGACTGCTACACGGCGCTGCTGGCCGGCGGCGGAGTGAAGCGCGGCTATGTGCATGGGGCCAGCGACAAGAACGGCGCGTACCCGCTGCGCGATCCGGTGAAGCCGGACGATCTGGCGGCGACGATGTTTTACCTGCTGGGGATCGATCCCGAGAGCGAAGTGTACGACGCGTCGAACCGGCCGCTGGCGATCTCAGCCGGCAAGCCGGTGTTTGAGGTCATGGCTTAA
- a CDS encoding NIPSNAP family protein: MIRTLVGSLICLVALAASARAADSAGDRYFEMRTYITHDGRMDALLARFRDHTNAIFVKHGITPIGYWVPTEGENAENTLVYIVAYPSREAREASWKAFRADPAWLAAKEASERDGKIVKKVEEKFLKPTDFSGIK; this comes from the coding sequence ATGATTCGCACGCTTGTTGGTTCGTTGATCTGTCTGGTCGCATTGGCAGCTTCGGCGCGCGCGGCGGATTCGGCTGGCGATCGGTACTTTGAGATGCGCACTTACATCACCCACGATGGGCGAATGGACGCGCTGTTGGCCCGCTTCCGCGATCACACGAATGCGATCTTTGTCAAACATGGCATCACGCCGATCGGCTATTGGGTGCCGACCGAAGGGGAGAACGCCGAAAACACGCTGGTCTACATCGTGGCCTATCCCAGCCGCGAAGCCCGCGAGGCATCGTGGAAGGCGTTCCGCGCCGACCCGGCCTGGCTGGCGGCCAAGGAAGCGTCGGAGCGCGACGGCAAGATCGTGAAGAAGGTCGAAGAGAAGTTCCTGAAGCCGACCGATTTTTCGGGGATTAAGTGA
- a CDS encoding CerR family C-terminal domain-containing protein: MVDDTRQRLLAAATEVFARKGFRDATVREICQAAGANIAAVNYHFGDKQRLYIEAVKSVQLGRAGEVPMPDWNADTRPERMLHDFVHVMLVRILRDPREATHFQLMVHELSQPTEACVELVRDFIRPHFELLLSIIDRLAPADLPLESRQLIAFSIVGQCLYHRVARPIIRLVTTEEQYSRHTPERLAEHITAFSLAALGHGALDAAAHALGVAAKRASGKTKRKQKASATRTRGGR, encoded by the coding sequence ATGGTGGACGACACCCGGCAACGCTTGCTGGCGGCGGCCACCGAGGTCTTCGCGCGGAAAGGTTTCCGCGACGCCACGGTTCGCGAAATCTGCCAGGCCGCCGGCGCCAACATCGCCGCCGTCAACTACCACTTCGGCGACAAGCAGCGGCTGTACATCGAAGCGGTCAAAAGCGTGCAACTGGGCCGGGCCGGCGAAGTGCCGATGCCGGATTGGAACGCCGACACGCGTCCCGAGCGGATGTTGCACGATTTTGTCCACGTGATGCTGGTCCGCATTCTGCGCGACCCGCGCGAAGCGACCCATTTTCAGTTGATGGTCCACGAGCTGTCGCAGCCGACCGAGGCCTGTGTCGAACTGGTCCGCGACTTCATCCGGCCGCACTTCGAGCTGCTGCTGTCGATCATCGATCGGCTGGCGCCGGCCGACTTGCCACTCGAGTCGCGGCAACTGATCGCTTTCAGCATTGTCGGCCAATGCCTGTATCACCGGGTGGCGCGGCCGATCATCCGTCTGGTCACGACCGAGGAGCAGTACTCGCGGCATACGCCGGAACGATTGGCCGAGCATATTACCGCATTCTCTCTGGCAGCGCTCGGACACGGGGCATTGGACGCCGCCGCGCACGCCTTGGGCGTAGCGGCTAAGCGCGCAAGCGGAAAGACTAAACGCAAGCAAAAGGCGAGCGCCACTCGCACGCGAGGTGGCCGATGA
- a CDS encoding FtsX-like permease family protein gives MIWIAWKMLTGNRGKYLGIILGIAFAALLIAQQASIFCGLLLLTTSQIQDITGADIWVMDSNVQFIDDVKPMSDNELMRVRGVPGVDWAVRLYKGLARARFLPDDTEASLAKAGKFQQVILLGLDDATMVGAPRKILLGSIGDLRRPDAIIMDVNGYHYLWPHEPYQLGRTFEMNDRRAVLVGICEAGKTFQTFPIIYTRYSQAVRYAPPERKVMSFILANPEPGLTTAEVCRRITDQTGLKALSRYDFKATTIIYYLKNTGIPINFGITVLLGFIVGTAISGQTFYLFTVENLRQFGTLKAMGASNMRLVLMILFHAAVVGAIGYGLGVGAAAGFGTLMQGNTKLAFFMPWWLLIGTAGAIVLMVVLASLLSIRRVLVLEPAVVFQG, from the coding sequence ATGATCTGGATCGCCTGGAAAATGTTGACGGGCAATCGCGGCAAATACCTGGGCATCATCCTGGGCATCGCCTTTGCCGCGCTGTTGATCGCCCAGCAAGCCTCGATCTTCTGCGGCTTGCTGCTGCTGACGACCAGCCAGATTCAGGACATCACCGGCGCCGACATCTGGGTGATGGACTCGAACGTGCAATTCATCGACGACGTCAAGCCGATGAGCGACAACGAACTGATGCGCGTCCGCGGCGTGCCGGGGGTCGATTGGGCCGTCCGCCTGTACAAGGGGCTGGCCCGCGCGCGATTCCTGCCCGACGACACCGAGGCCAGCTTGGCCAAGGCCGGCAAGTTTCAACAGGTGATCCTGCTGGGCCTGGACGACGCCACGATGGTCGGCGCGCCGCGCAAGATTCTGCTCGGTTCGATCGGCGATCTACGCCGCCCCGACGCCATCATCATGGACGTCAACGGCTATCATTATCTCTGGCCTCACGAGCCGTACCAACTGGGCAGGACATTCGAAATGAACGACCGCCGGGCGGTGCTCGTCGGCATTTGCGAGGCGGGAAAAACATTCCAGACGTTCCCAATCATCTACACCCGCTATTCGCAAGCGGTGCGTTACGCGCCGCCGGAACGGAAGGTGATGTCCTTCATCTTGGCCAATCCCGAGCCGGGCTTGACGACCGCGGAGGTTTGTCGGCGAATCACGGACCAGACGGGGCTCAAGGCGCTGTCGCGCTACGATTTCAAAGCGACCACGATCATTTACTATCTGAAGAACACGGGCATCCCGATCAATTTTGGCATCACCGTGCTCTTGGGATTCATCGTTGGCACGGCCATCTCGGGCCAGACGTTCTATCTGTTCACGGTCGAGAACCTGCGCCAATTCGGCACGCTCAAGGCGATGGGGGCGAGCAACATGCGGCTGGTGCTGATGATTCTGTTTCACGCCGCGGTGGTCGGCGCAATTGGTTACGGGCTGGGGGTCGGCGCGGCGGCTGGCTTTGGCACCTTGATGCAAGGCAATACCAAGCTGGCGTTCTTCATGCCCTGGTGGCTGTTGATCGGGACAGCCGGCGCGATTGTGTTGATGGTGGTGTTGGCGAGCTTGTTGTCGATTCGCCGCGTGCTGGTCCTGGAGCCGGCCGTGGTCTTTCAAGGTTAG
- a CDS encoding ABC transporter ATP-binding protein: MASGDPNVAPAISCRGLTKEYGSGNALTRALRGVDLDVFPGEVTLLVGPSGCGKTTLLSVIAGILQQTAGSVSVLGADIGRLSSRQKVSFRGKNIGFVFQQFNLLPALTAAENVAVPLVLQGWSKRRAVDAANQMLTAVGMHDRLESLPGKLSGGQQQRVAIARALIHDPKVIVCDEPTSALDAKTGHSVMVLLRQISLQPDRAVVIVTHDPRTYAFGDRVASMEDGHVVEVHRQQVDPQLMEEIAAATRVAAAG; this comes from the coding sequence ATGGCCAGTGGCGACCCCAACGTAGCGCCGGCGATTTCCTGCCGCGGACTCACCAAAGAGTACGGCAGTGGCAACGCGCTGACTCGCGCGCTGCGCGGCGTGGACCTGGACGTCTTCCCGGGCGAGGTGACGCTGTTGGTCGGTCCGAGCGGCTGTGGCAAGACAACCCTGCTGTCGGTGATCGCCGGCATTTTGCAGCAGACCGCCGGCTCGGTCAGCGTGCTGGGGGCCGACATCGGCCGGCTGTCGTCGCGCCAGAAAGTGAGCTTCCGCGGCAAGAACATCGGCTTTGTGTTCCAGCAATTCAATCTGCTGCCGGCGCTGACCGCGGCTGAGAACGTGGCCGTGCCGTTGGTGCTGCAAGGCTGGTCCAAACGACGCGCAGTCGACGCGGCGAACCAAATGCTGACCGCGGTCGGCATGCACGATCGACTCGAATCGCTCCCCGGCAAGCTGTCCGGCGGCCAGCAGCAGCGCGTGGCGATTGCTCGCGCGCTGATTCACGATCCCAAGGTGATCGTCTGTGACGAGCCGACATCGGCGCTCGACGCCAAGACCGGCCACTCGGTGATGGTGCTGCTCAGGCAGATTTCGCTACAACCCGACCGGGCCGTGGTGATCGTCACGCACGATCCCCGCACCTATGCCTTCGGCGATCGAGTGGCGAGCATGGAAGACGGTCACGTGGTCGAAGTGCATCGCCAGCAAGTCGATCCGCAACTGATGGAAGAAATAGCGGCGGCAACGCGCGTTGCCGCGGCGGGATAA
- a CDS encoding biotin/lipoyl-binding protein, whose protein sequence is MFTKVILPIIAAVGVVFATVHVLSGQHPAPGGPTHVSEPPRNPFARTVAGSGVIEPETENIAIGAPLPGIVVEVLVRVGDRVKTGTVLFRLDDRQSKAELGVRQAQLVAAQAQLERLDRQPRPEEVPVQEAVVSEAEANMADMEDQLRRTRELFGQKVVSANELVTREQAFRAAKSRWLKAESELGLLKAGAWLFDKTVSRAAVDQAKSQVEQQKIELDRLQVRALVDGEVLQVNVRPGEFVGAPANQALVVLGNVQQLHARVDIDENDIPRFRSDAAAKAMLKGQSDPARAFPLKFVRVEPYVIPKKSLTGENAERVDTRVLQVIYSVDARGQRLFVGQQLDVYIDASNNEPTAAK, encoded by the coding sequence ATGTTCACCAAAGTCATTCTCCCGATCATTGCCGCGGTGGGCGTCGTGTTTGCCACGGTGCATGTTCTGTCGGGTCAGCATCCCGCCCCCGGCGGTCCAACCCATGTCAGCGAGCCGCCACGCAATCCATTCGCCCGCACGGTGGCCGGCTCGGGCGTGATCGAACCCGAGACCGAGAACATCGCCATCGGCGCCCCCCTGCCGGGTATCGTCGTCGAGGTGCTGGTCCGCGTCGGCGACCGGGTCAAGACGGGCACGGTCCTGTTCCGACTGGACGATCGGCAATCGAAAGCCGAACTCGGCGTCCGCCAGGCGCAACTGGTCGCGGCCCAGGCTCAGCTCGAACGGCTCGATCGCCAGCCGCGCCCCGAAGAGGTGCCGGTGCAAGAGGCGGTCGTTTCCGAAGCCGAGGCCAACATGGCCGACATGGAAGATCAACTTAGGCGGACCCGCGAGTTGTTCGGTCAGAAAGTCGTCTCGGCCAATGAGTTGGTGACGCGCGAGCAGGCGTTTCGCGCCGCCAAGTCGCGCTGGCTCAAGGCCGAAAGCGAACTCGGGTTGTTGAAGGCCGGCGCGTGGCTGTTCGACAAAACGGTGTCGCGCGCCGCGGTCGATCAGGCCAAATCCCAGGTCGAGCAGCAGAAGATCGAGCTCGATCGGCTGCAGGTCCGCGCGCTGGTCGATGGCGAGGTGCTGCAAGTGAACGTCCGGCCCGGCGAGTTCGTCGGCGCGCCGGCCAACCAGGCGCTGGTCGTGCTGGGCAATGTTCAGCAACTGCACGCCCGCGTCGACATTGATGAAAACGACATTCCCCGCTTCCGCTCCGACGCGGCGGCCAAAGCGATGCTCAAAGGCCAGTCCGACCCGGCCCGGGCGTTTCCGTTGAAGTTCGTCCGCGTCGAACCGTACGTGATTCCCAAGAAATCGTTGACCGGCGAAAACGCCGAGCGCGTCGACACCCGTGTGTTGCAGGTGATCTATTCGGTCGACGCCCGCGGGCAGCGTCTGTTCGTCGGACAGCAGCTCGACGTGTACATCGACGCGTCGAATAACGAACCAACGGCCGCGAAGTAG
- a CDS encoding SDR family oxidoreductase, giving the protein MDLSGKVALVTGAGRGIGRAAAEALSRAGATVVVNDLREADAQATADVLRAGGHKAGAIATDVSDQQAVEAMVARVVKEFGRLDIAVSSAVYSDRELFYEANMDGFSRTINVTMWGAFYLLRASARQMIAQGEGGSIVLVSSPHAELAVPKSMAYNMAKAAVDHMGRTASLELAEHNIRVNLVHPGWTDTPGERKFFSDDELKVAGAALPLGRLAQPAEIARGIAFLCDPASDYITGATFRIDGGVTLVRGRAAPTPQPSEK; this is encoded by the coding sequence ATGGATCTGTCCGGAAAGGTTGCGCTGGTCACCGGCGCGGGGCGCGGCATTGGTCGCGCCGCGGCCGAAGCGTTGTCGCGCGCCGGCGCGACGGTCGTTGTCAACGATTTGCGCGAGGCCGATGCCCAGGCCACGGCCGACGTGCTTCGCGCCGGCGGCCACAAAGCCGGCGCGATCGCCACCGACGTCTCCGATCAACAGGCCGTCGAGGCGATGGTCGCCCGGGTGGTCAAGGAGTTCGGCCGCTTGGACATCGCCGTCAGCAGCGCCGTCTACAGCGACCGCGAGCTGTTTTACGAAGCGAACATGGACGGCTTTAGCCGCACGATCAACGTGACGATGTGGGGGGCGTTTTACCTGTTGCGGGCCAGCGCGCGACAGATGATCGCACAAGGAGAGGGGGGCTCGATCGTCCTGGTCAGCTCGCCGCACGCCGAGTTGGCCGTGCCCAAGTCGATGGCCTACAACATGGCCAAGGCGGCGGTCGATCACATGGGTCGGACGGCGTCGCTGGAACTAGCCGAGCACAACATTCGCGTCAACCTGGTCCACCCCGGTTGGACCGACACGCCGGGCGAACGGAAGTTCTTCAGCGACGACGAGCTGAAGGTGGCTGGCGCGGCTTTGCCCTTGGGTCGACTGGCCCAGCCGGCGGAAATCGCCCGGGGCATCGCGTTTCTATGCGACCCGGCCAGCGATTACATCACCGGCGCGACGTTCCGGATCGACGGCGGCGTCACATTGGTGCGTGGCCGGGCGGCCCCCACGCCACAGCCCTCCGAGAAGTAA